The region CTCGTCCGCCGCGCCCACGCTTCGGGAGATGTCGCGCTCCGAGTCCGACCCCGCGCTCCGCCGCCACGCCGCCGACCTCCTCTCGCGCGAGTGGAGCGCCGCGCCCGCCCGCCGAAACCCCGCGGACGCCGCGGCCGTAACGGCAGCGTCGAACAGCGCGAGAGCCCAGGCCTTGTCCGCCGCGCTGATCCGCGAGTACGACGCGGGGGAAGGCAGAGCCGAGCGGCAGGCCGTGCTGGCCCGTCTCGCGGAATGCGGCGAGGCGGCGTCGGCGGCCAAGCTGGCGGCGGTCGCGCGAGGGGACCGCGATCCGCAGCTCCGCGCCGCCGCCTCGCGCTACCTGGCGAAGCTGGACCCCGCCCGTGCCGCCCGTCTCCAGGCCGGGGCCGCCAACCGTAGAAGCTAGAGACACGGAGCTGCGCATCTCCCGGCCGTTCGCGAGTCGCACGGCTCGCGCACCGTCGATGGCGGCTCGTCTCCCGAAGCCAGCCTGCGGAATCGTGAGATGGTGCACGACCCAGGTGGAGAGGCGCTGCGCCGGGCACGACACGAACCGTACACGAACCGGGAGGGTGGCCGCGCTTCCCGGCCGCATCCGATCTGCGCTCAAACCCTTCCGGGTCCCGCGGCATCTACACGGGACCGTGCCAGACCTTCTCCTGCCGCCGTTGACCGCATGACGCGCTTCCAGACCGCACCCGCCCTGCTGGCGCTCGCCGCCGCCCTCGCCGCGCCGCCGCTGCGCGCCCAGACCCCGGCCCCCGCGGCCTCGCGCGTGCCCGCCGCGCTCCAGGCCGTGCGCGCCGCCGCGCCCATCGACCTGGACGGCAAGCTCGACGAGGGCGTGTGGAGCACCGCGCCTGCCGCGCACGACTTCACGCAGCAGGACCCGGAAGAGGGCAAGCCGGCCACCCAGCACACCGAGGTCCGCTTCGCGTACGACGCCGACGCGCTGTACGTGGGCGCGCGCATGTACGACACCGAGGGCGCGCGCGGCGTGCGGACGCAGCTCTCCCGCCGCGACCAGCAGTCCGACGGCGACTACCTGGAGCTGGTGTTCGACACGTTCCACGACCACAGCGGCCGCACCATCTTCCAGGTCAACCCCTCGGGCGTGAAGTTCGACGCGGGCCAGGCCACCCCCAACGCCGACCCCTCGTGGGACCCGGTGTGGCGGGCCGCAACGCGCGTGGACTCGCTGGGGTGGACGGCGGAGATGCGCATCCCCTTCTCGCAGCTGCGCTTCCCGCGCGACTCGGTGCAGACGTGGGGCGTGCAGGTGTGGCGCTTCACGCAGCGCATCAACGAGAGCAGCATGTGGTCGTTCTGGCGCAAGAACGAGAGCGGTGGCCCCCCGCTGTTCGGGCACCTGGAGGGGCTGCGCATCGCCCAGCACGGCCGTCGGGTGGAGCTGCTGCCGTACGCCCTGACCCGCGCCTCGTACGTGCGCCCCACCGAGGCGGGCAACCCGTTCCAGAAGCGGAAGGCCTACGACACGCGCGTGGGCGGCGACGTCAAGGCGCTGCTCACCTCGAACCTGACGCTCGACGCCACCATCAACCCGGACTTCGGGCAGGTGGAGGTGGACCCGGCGTCGGTGAACCTGTCGGCGTTCGAGACCTACTTCGACGAGAAGCGCCCCTTCTTCGTGGAGGGCAGTGGCCTCTTCGGCTTCGGCGACTTCAACTGCTTCTTCTGCAGCAACGTGTCCAGCATGTCGCTCTTCTACTCGCGCCGCATCGGGCGGGCGCCGCAGGGGGCGGTCACGCGCGACGCGCAGTTCGTGGATGTGCCGGGCAACACGTCGATCCTGGGCGCGGCCAAGGTCACCGGCCGCACCGGCGGCGGCTTCCAGCTCGGCCTGCTGGACGCGGTCACGCGCAGCGAGGTGGCGGACGCGATCGGGCCGGACGGGACGTTCACGCAGGAGGTGGAACCGCGCACCAACTACCTCGTCGCCCGCGGCAAGCGCGTGCTGCGCGGTGGCGACGCCACGCTGGGCGCCATGGCCACCTCGGTCATCCGCAGCTTCGGCGACGACGGGCTGTCGCGCGCGCTGGGCCGCCACGCCGAGTCCGGCGGGTTGGACTGGGACGTGTCGTGGAGCAAGCGCACGTACAACGTGATGGGCAACCTGGCCGTCTCGGACGTGAGCGGCGACAGCGCGGCCATCGGGCGGCTGCAGCGCTCGTCGGCGCGCTACTTCAACCGGCCGGACCACGGCGGGCTGGACAACGGCCTGTTCACCAACCGGTTCGAGGAGGGGCTCACCTCGCTGCGCGGCTGGGGCGGCTACCTGCGGGTGGCCAAGCAGGCGGGCGACGTGCAGTGGGAGGCCAGCACCAACGTGCGCAGCCCCGGCTTCGAGACCAACGACCTGGGCTTCCTGTCGCGGGCGGACTACGTGTGGATGAACGCCAACGTGCACCGCAACTGGAACAAGCCCACCCGCTGGTATCGCAGCGTGGGCCTCACCCTGGGCGCGCAGCAGCAGTACACGTTCGAGCGCGACCTGAACGACCGGCAGCTGCACGGCTCCATCGGCGCCACGCTGCCCAGCTACTGGGACGTGGGCACCTTCTTCATCTACCATCCCGGCGTGTTCGACGACCGGCTCACGCGCGGCGGGCCCGTGGTGCGTCGGGGCGCCTACCAGTACCTCAACGCCAGCCTGAGCACCGACTCGCGCAAGAGCGTGGTGCTGAGCACCAACCCCAGCTACACCTGGGCGCAGGAGGGGCCGGCCGGCTACGAGCTGAACCTGAACGCGCGCTTCAAGCCGGCGTCCAACGTGACGGTGCAGCTGGGCCCGTACGTGAGCCGCGATGGCACCGGCGTGCAGTTCGTCCGCCGCTTCGCCGACCCCACGGCCACGGACTTCTACGGGCAGCGGATCGTCTTCTCCGACATCCTGCAGCACACCATCGCCATGGACACGCGCGTGGCGTGGACCTTCACGCCCACGCTCACCATGGAGCTGTTCGCGCAGCCGTTCGCATCTACCGGCAAGTACTTCCGCTTCAAGCAGTACGACGGCGCGCGCACGCTGGACAAGACCACGTTCGATGCGGCCCAGCTCACGGTGCTCAAGTCGCACACCGGCCGCGACAGCGTGTTCGTGCTGGACCCGGACCGCGACCCGGCCACGGCGAACTTCACCTTCTCCAACCCGGACTTCAACTTCCGCAGCCTGCGCGGCAACGCGGTGGTCCGGTGGGAGTACCGGCCGGGCTCCACGCTCTTCTTCGTGTGGCAGCAGCAGCGCAGCGGCGCCAGCCCGTTCGGCGACTTCGCCCTTGGCCGCGACGCCCGCGCCCCGTTCCGCGAGCATCCGGACAACGTGTTCGTCATCAAGGCGAGCTACTGGTTCGGCTCGTGACCTGACCCGCCACGCCGCCCGCGCATCGGGAGAGCGCCGGCACTTGGGTAGATGCAGCAGCGCCCCCGCCTCCAGAGATGGAAGCGGGGGCGCTGCTCGTTCCGGAGGATCGGGGCCGGGCGACCGATCCACCTTTGCCGATGCGAAAATCTGCATCTGCTGCGGGATGCGGTAGCACTCTGCAACGCGCTCTAACCTATGGCGCGCAAGGGTTTGGATGCGTTATCATGGGAGGCATGTTTCCCCCACATCCTCCCCGAAGGCGAGCCCCGTGCAACAGCCGCAGCAGCCCACCCCCACCCCCGCGAAGACCGTGCTGATCGTGGAAGACCAGATCGAGATGCGCGCCATCAACGCCGCATACCTGGAGCACCACGGCTACCACGTCCTCGCCGTCGGCAACGGCGCGGACGGCCTGCGCGCCGCCCGTGAGCAGCACCCCGACGTGATCCTGATGGACATCTCCATGCCCGGCATGGACGGCCTGAGCGCAACCTCACAGCTCAAGCACGACCCCAGCACCAAGGCCATCCCCGTGGTGATCATCACCGCGCACCCGTACGGCTCCGTGGGCCAGCGCGCCATCGCCGCGGGCTGCGACGGCTACATCACCAAGCCGTGCGACCCCCGCCGCGTCCTCGCCGAGGTCCAGCGCCAGGTCGGCGCCCCGTTCGCCGCCTGACCTGCCGCCGTCGCCCCGAGCCGTCGCCCCCACATCTTCGCACGGGCAGCAACGGTCACGCGCATCCCACACCGCCGGATCCGCAGTGACGTTCAAGGGTCCGTCGGCTATCTTGCT is a window of Longimicrobiaceae bacterium DNA encoding:
- a CDS encoding DUF5916 domain-containing protein, which gives rise to MTRFQTAPALLALAAALAAPPLRAQTPAPAASRVPAALQAVRAAAPIDLDGKLDEGVWSTAPAAHDFTQQDPEEGKPATQHTEVRFAYDADALYVGARMYDTEGARGVRTQLSRRDQQSDGDYLELVFDTFHDHSGRTIFQVNPSGVKFDAGQATPNADPSWDPVWRAATRVDSLGWTAEMRIPFSQLRFPRDSVQTWGVQVWRFTQRINESSMWSFWRKNESGGPPLFGHLEGLRIAQHGRRVELLPYALTRASYVRPTEAGNPFQKRKAYDTRVGGDVKALLTSNLTLDATINPDFGQVEVDPASVNLSAFETYFDEKRPFFVEGSGLFGFGDFNCFFCSNVSSMSLFYSRRIGRAPQGAVTRDAQFVDVPGNTSILGAAKVTGRTGGGFQLGLLDAVTRSEVADAIGPDGTFTQEVEPRTNYLVARGKRVLRGGDATLGAMATSVIRSFGDDGLSRALGRHAESGGLDWDVSWSKRTYNVMGNLAVSDVSGDSAAIGRLQRSSARYFNRPDHGGLDNGLFTNRFEEGLTSLRGWGGYLRVAKQAGDVQWEASTNVRSPGFETNDLGFLSRADYVWMNANVHRNWNKPTRWYRSVGLTLGAQQQYTFERDLNDRQLHGSIGATLPSYWDVGTFFIYHPGVFDDRLTRGGPVVRRGAYQYLNASLSTDSRKSVVLSTNPSYTWAQEGPAGYELNLNARFKPASNVTVQLGPYVSRDGTGVQFVRRFADPTATDFYGQRIVFSDILQHTIAMDTRVAWTFTPTLTMELFAQPFASTGKYFRFKQYDGARTLDKTTFDAAQLTVLKSHTGRDSVFVLDPDRDPATANFTFSNPDFNFRSLRGNAVVRWEYRPGSTLFFVWQQQRSGASPFGDFALGRDARAPFREHPDNVFVIKASYWFGS
- a CDS encoding response regulator gives rise to the protein MQQPQQPTPTPAKTVLIVEDQIEMRAINAAYLEHHGYHVLAVGNGADGLRAAREQHPDVILMDISMPGMDGLSATSQLKHDPSTKAIPVVIITAHPYGSVGQRAIAAGCDGYITKPCDPRRVLAEVQRQVGAPFAA